A genomic region of Brevibacillus sp. JNUCC-41 contains the following coding sequences:
- a CDS encoding cation:proton antiporter regulatory subunit → MRIRESELPGIGQKFEIITRNDEKLVIVIHDDGRRELYHFDNEHEDVISSITLNDQESRQMASIIGGMVYKPQALETIEMSLGDLVIEWFKVEPGSKAINQTIGSIDIRSNYNVTVIAHSKKGKKQLSNPGPDSIIETGDTLVISGERKDIRNLTRELLTDERSD, encoded by the coding sequence GTGAGAATTAGAGAAAGTGAACTTCCTGGTATTGGCCAAAAATTCGAAATCATAACGAGAAATGATGAAAAGTTAGTAATCGTCATTCACGATGACGGCCGTCGGGAATTATACCATTTTGATAATGAACATGAGGACGTCATATCGAGCATCACCCTTAACGATCAGGAATCCCGGCAAATGGCTTCCATCATAGGCGGTATGGTTTATAAACCACAAGCACTTGAAACAATTGAAATGTCATTGGGTGACTTGGTGATTGAATGGTTCAAAGTCGAACCAGGTTCAAAGGCCATCAATCAAACGATCGGTTCGATTGATATCAGGAGTAATTATAACGTGACCGTCATCGCCCATTCTAAAAAAGGAAAAAAACAATTGAGTAATCCTGGTCCTGACTCCATCATTGAAACAGGCGACACTCTTGTGATATCCGGTGAAAGAAAAGATATCCGTAACTTGACAAGAGAATTATTGACTGACGAAAGGAGTGACTAA
- a CDS encoding tyrosine-type recombinase/integrase: MEYVEAFKDINQISKIKTYLRAHSSRDYLLFVLGINTGMKINEMLEITVASVLDETGKIKEFYEQRTENDEVNQIYLNLKVRTALQEYLKGSKVIEGQFLFLSPKTKKPITRQQAHRIIHDAVEGAGLTGKFGASSMRKTFGYHAYKQGVSLALIQKHYHHSSPSETLKYIGISKEKKFKTNIDVNL; encoded by the coding sequence ATGGAATATGTAGAAGCCTTTAAGGATATCAACCAAATCAGCAAAATAAAAACATACCTACGCGCTCACTCCAGTCGGGATTATTTATTGTTTGTACTCGGCATCAATACAGGTATGAAGATAAATGAAATGCTTGAAATCACCGTGGCCAGCGTTCTGGATGAAACGGGAAAAATCAAGGAGTTCTATGAACAACGGACGGAAAATGACGAAGTCAATCAAATTTATTTGAATCTGAAAGTCCGTACCGCGTTACAAGAATACCTTAAAGGCTCTAAGGTTATCGAAGGTCAATTTTTATTTCTTTCCCCTAAGACAAAAAAGCCGATAACACGTCAACAGGCGCACCGAATCATCCATGATGCAGTGGAAGGTGCAGGGCTGACAGGCAAATTCGGAGCAAGTTCGATGCGTAAAACTTTTGGCTACCATGCCTATAAACAAGGAGTTTCACTGGCCTTGATACAGAAGCATTACCATCATTCCAGTCCATCGGAGACATTAAAGTACATCGGCATATCCAAGGAGAAGAAATTCAAAACGAATATTGACGTTAACTTATAA
- the mreBH gene encoding rod-share determining protein MreBH yields the protein MLSNTEIGIDLGTANTLVYSKNKGIVFNEPSVVAIDIETNKVLAVGVDAKNMIGKTPGNIVAIRPLKDGVIADFNVTAQMLREIMKKASKALGLSIRKPSVVVCTPSGSTSVERRAIQDAVKSCGAKQVHLIEEPVAAAIGAGLPVEEPVANVIVDIGGGTTEVAIISYGGVVSCNSIRIGGDQLDEDISQYVRKKHNVLIGERTAEEIKKEIGYALVKHSAISMEVRGRDLVTGLPKPITISSTDVQEAIQESLLHILEAIRATLEDCPPELSGDIVDQGVILSGGGALLNGIQEWLTNEIVVPVQLADNPLESVAIGTGLSLEVIHKLQKAVY from the coding sequence ATGTTATCAAATACAGAAATAGGCATTGACTTAGGGACTGCAAATACGCTAGTTTACAGTAAAAATAAAGGAATCGTATTTAATGAGCCATCTGTGGTGGCCATTGATATAGAGACTAATAAAGTATTGGCAGTCGGTGTGGATGCAAAAAACATGATCGGGAAAACACCCGGAAATATCGTGGCAATCCGTCCGCTTAAGGATGGTGTCATTGCGGATTTTAATGTAACCGCGCAAATGCTTCGGGAAATCATGAAAAAAGCAAGTAAGGCCCTAGGTTTATCGATTCGCAAACCTAGTGTAGTGGTCTGTACACCATCAGGTTCCACATCAGTTGAGAGAAGGGCCATTCAGGATGCAGTCAAAAGCTGCGGAGCGAAACAGGTCCACCTGATCGAGGAACCAGTAGCAGCTGCAATAGGTGCGGGCCTGCCTGTCGAAGAGCCTGTTGCCAATGTCATCGTTGATATCGGCGGCGGAACGACTGAGGTCGCGATCATCTCTTATGGCGGCGTCGTTTCTTGCAATTCAATCAGAATTGGCGGAGATCAATTGGATGAAGATATCAGCCAATATGTTAGAAAAAAACATAATGTGCTGATTGGGGAAAGAACAGCCGAGGAAATAAAAAAAGAAATCGGCTACGCACTCGTTAAACATTCCGCGATCAGCATGGAAGTCAGGGGCCGCGATCTTGTAACGGGTCTTCCAAAGCCGATTACAATATCATCCACTGACGTCCAGGAAGCCATTCAGGAATCGCTTCTTCATATACTGGAAGCAATTAGGGCCACTTTGGAAGATTGTCCTCCTGAATTGAGCGGGGATATCGTCGATCAAGGTGTCATCTTATCCGGCGGGGGTGCACTTCTCAACGGGATACAAGAATGGCTGACGAATGAAATTGTCGTCCCAGTCCAACTTGCAGATAACCCGCTTGAATCAGTTGCCATCGGAACCGGGCTTTCACTTGAGGTCATTCACAAACTACAAAAAGCCGTGTACTAA
- a CDS encoding AbrB family transcriptional regulator, protein MSANLIESKSFRVIFTAFLAFLGGYAFDSLGIYLPWMLGPLFVVMIAKVKLRKYLFWSKTFRSTGLVILGLQLGSSFTKQSLNEMIEYLPVMLFTTIAIISFTVLTGWFVGKRMNLSLGTSMLGSFPGGLSQMVVLSEEMKDSDETVVGFMQTLRVILVISIVPWIVTHVMSVESGAVMAVSERPFFLFEYDGKLAIMMLLTLLLFILITKKANFPLPFLLGPLMAAALFNLAGPGAPQIPDFWLNLSQLLIGAHLGYTLKVDNPRLFRKMFGAVFVSNVLLIGFCYYLSIQFAPILSLQPNELFLSMAPGGVAEMAVTAMSVHVDLSVVTSFHLFRILFILFFLSPVIKWLVGRSKGKQEQGQS, encoded by the coding sequence GTGAGTGCAAATTTAATCGAGAGTAAGAGTTTTAGAGTCATCTTTACAGCTTTTCTAGCCTTCCTAGGTGGTTATGCGTTTGATAGCCTTGGAATATACCTGCCATGGATGCTTGGACCATTATTCGTCGTGATGATCGCGAAAGTTAAGTTAAGGAAGTACTTGTTTTGGTCTAAAACTTTTAGAAGTACTGGATTGGTCATTCTAGGTTTACAACTGGGCAGTTCATTCACGAAACAATCGTTGAATGAGATGATTGAATATCTGCCTGTTATGCTTTTTACAACAATTGCGATCATTTCATTTACAGTGTTGACTGGCTGGTTTGTAGGAAAACGGATGAACTTATCCTTGGGCACATCCATGCTTGGAAGTTTTCCGGGAGGTCTTTCGCAGATGGTGGTCTTAAGTGAGGAAATGAAGGATAGTGATGAAACGGTAGTGGGTTTCATGCAAACACTGCGGGTCATCCTGGTGATATCCATTGTTCCTTGGATTGTGACTCATGTAATGTCAGTTGAATCAGGTGCGGTAATGGCCGTATCGGAGCGGCCGTTTTTCTTATTTGAATATGATGGGAAATTAGCCATCATGATGTTGTTAACCTTGCTATTATTCATCCTCATCACAAAGAAGGCGAATTTTCCGCTGCCTTTTTTGCTAGGACCTCTCATGGCTGCAGCACTTTTCAATTTAGCAGGCCCAGGTGCCCCGCAGATTCCTGACTTTTGGTTGAATTTGTCGCAATTGTTGATCGGTGCACATTTAGGCTATACACTTAAGGTTGATAATCCCCGACTTTTCAGAAAGATGTTCGGGGCTGTATTCGTCAGTAATGTCCTATTGATTGGATTTTGCTATTATCTTTCCATTCAGTTTGCTCCGATCTTATCTTTGCAGCCGAATGAATTATTTTTGAGCATGGCGCCAGGCGGCGTCGCCGAAATGGCCGTCACAGCCATGTCTGTGCATGTGGATTTATCAGTTGTCACTAGCTTTCATTTATTCAGGATCCTATTCATTTTATTTTTTCTGTCCCCCGTCATAAAATGGCTGGTTGGAAGAAGCAAGGGAAAACAAGAACAGGGACAAAGCTGA
- the motA gene encoding flagellar motor stator protein MotA → MDITSVLGVVLGIVAILVGMVLKGVSVTALINPAAILIIIVGTVAAVVTAFPLSELKRLPKIFKILFFEQKLTKPEDLIKTFSEWAVIARKEGLLALESISDQVDNAFLKNGLNLAVEGQSADYIRDILAEEIDAMEERHLSAAAIFSQAGTYAPTLGVLGAVIGLIAALGNMADTEALGHAISAAFVATLMGIYTGYVLWHPFANKLKRKSQQEVRIKEMMIEGILSIIEGEAPRTIEQKLTSYLPAGDRKKWLEGDVREDG, encoded by the coding sequence ATGGATATAACATCAGTTTTGGGCGTAGTTCTCGGTATTGTGGCCATCTTGGTCGGAATGGTGTTGAAAGGCGTTAGTGTAACGGCGTTGATTAACCCGGCAGCTATTTTGATCATTATTGTAGGGACGGTAGCTGCTGTCGTAACGGCTTTCCCTTTGTCGGAATTAAAAAGACTACCAAAAATATTCAAGATTTTATTCTTTGAACAAAAATTGACAAAGCCTGAAGATTTAATAAAAACCTTTTCGGAATGGGCGGTCATTGCCAGGAAAGAAGGCTTATTGGCATTGGAAAGCATTTCGGATCAAGTGGATAATGCCTTTTTGAAAAATGGCTTGAATCTTGCAGTCGAAGGTCAGAGTGCCGATTATATTCGTGATATTTTAGCGGAGGAAATAGACGCGATGGAAGAACGTCATTTAAGCGCGGCAGCGATTTTCAGTCAAGCCGGTACATACGCACCGACTCTTGGCGTATTGGGAGCAGTAATAGGGCTGATTGCTGCATTGGGGAATATGGCTGACACGGAGGCATTGGGACATGCCATATCAGCCGCTTTCGTCGCAACCTTGATGGGGATTTACACGGGGTATGTGTTATGGCATCCATTTGCCAATAAGCTCAAACGGAAATCGCAGCAGGAAGTCCGAATCAAAGAAATGATGATCGAAGGTATTTTATCGATCATCGAAGGGGAAGCGCCAAGAACGATTGAACAGAAATTAACATCCTATTTGCCTGCTGGAGATCGTAAGAAGTGGTTGGAAGGCGATGTGAGAGAAGATGGCTAG
- the motB gene encoding flagellar motor protein MotB — translation MARRKKKQRHEEHIDESWLVPYADILTLLLALFIVLFASSSVDAIRFQQLSNVFNQVFTSGTGFMDFPSDSPSNEPTSPEQRTGAEELEKLGKNEQEELMEVQERVNAYIKKNDLTDKLGTNLTDEGMLISIRENVLFESGVAEVRRENRKIAKEISDLLVMDLPRNIIVSGHTDNIPIKNYQYESNWDLSVMRSVNFMKLLLENKKLDPEMFSAKGHGEFKPVASNETKKGRAKNRRVEILIVPRTAINE, via the coding sequence ATGGCTAGGCGCAAAAAGAAACAAAGGCATGAGGAGCATATCGATGAATCATGGCTGGTTCCCTACGCCGATATCTTAACGTTGCTTCTCGCGCTCTTTATCGTCTTGTTCGCTTCAAGTTCGGTTGATGCAATAAGGTTCCAGCAATTGTCCAATGTATTTAATCAGGTTTTTACAAGCGGAACGGGTTTTATGGATTTCCCAAGTGATTCCCCCAGCAATGAGCCGACGTCACCAGAGCAGAGAACAGGTGCAGAAGAACTTGAGAAGCTTGGGAAAAACGAACAAGAAGAACTTATGGAGGTTCAGGAGCGTGTGAATGCCTACATAAAAAAGAATGATTTAACGGATAAATTGGGAACGAACCTTACTGATGAAGGAATGTTGATTTCAATTAGGGAAAACGTGCTGTTCGAATCGGGGGTGGCTGAGGTGAGACGTGAAAACCGAAAAATCGCTAAGGAAATCTCAGATTTATTGGTCATGGACTTACCCAGAAACATTATCGTAAGCGGGCATACCGATAATATTCCGATTAAAAATTACCAATATGAATCTAACTGGGATTTGAGCGTAATGCGATCCGTGAATTTTATGAAACTTCTTCTAGAAAATAAAAAGTTGGATCCCGAAATGTTCAGTGCTAAAGGACATGGGGAATTCAAGCCGGTTGCTTCTAATGAAACGAAAAAAGGAAGGGCGAAAAACCGGAGGGTTGAAATTCTAATTGTTCCACGGACAGCGATAAATGAGTGA
- a CDS encoding late competence development ComFB family protein gives MEREYKNVMEEIVVTWVHVLMSGMEYQTFCSCRKCKNDIITLSLNNLPNYYVTTEEGRKRIFGNLNTEENRKWINKRIINAIHVVGQYPKH, from the coding sequence ATGGAAAGAGAATATAAGAATGTGATGGAAGAAATCGTTGTGACATGGGTGCATGTATTAATGTCTGGTATGGAATACCAAACATTTTGTTCGTGCAGGAAATGTAAGAATGACATCATCACATTATCATTGAATAACCTGCCTAATTATTATGTAACCACGGAAGAAGGGCGGAAAAGGATATTTGGAAATTTGAATACAGAAGAAAACAGGAAATGGATCAATAAAAGAATCATCAATGCGATACATGTAGTTGGCCAGTATCCTAAACATTGA
- a CDS encoding type 1 glutamine amidotransferase domain-containing protein has translation MGKNIACVVTNMFEDSEYSEPAKAFEEAGHTVTTIEMVKGKTVKGKQGEVEVEIDESIDSVKPENFDALFIPGGFSPDQLRADERFVTFAKSFMDDKKPVFAICHGPQLLITAKTLEGRHATGYTSIKVDMEYAGATYLDKEVVVCGNQLVTSRTPEDLPAFNRESLNLLK, from the coding sequence ATGGGTAAAAATATCGCATGTGTTGTAACGAATATGTTTGAGGACTCGGAGTATAGTGAACCGGCAAAAGCATTCGAGGAAGCAGGCCATACGGTAACGACGATTGAAATGGTAAAAGGGAAAACGGTTAAAGGGAAACAAGGGGAGGTAGAAGTAGAGATTGATGAAAGCATCGACTCGGTGAAACCGGAAAATTTTGATGCATTATTCATCCCCGGCGGTTTTTCCCCTGATCAACTGCGTGCTGACGAACGCTTCGTAACTTTCGCCAAATCGTTTATGGATGATAAAAAACCAGTATTTGCAATCTGTCATGGACCACAGTTGCTGATTACGGCCAAAACACTTGAAGGACGCCACGCAACAGGATATACATCCATTAAAGTCGATATGGAGTATGCAGGTGCCACATATTTGGACAAAGAGGTTGTGGTTTGCGGCAACCAGCTTGTAACCAGCAGGACACCTGAAGACCTTCCGGCATTTAACCGGGAATCGCTCAATCTATTGAAATAA
- the map gene encoding type I methionyl aminopeptidase, translating into MIVLKSAREIQAMHESGKILAACHREIAKLIVPGVTTWEIEEFVEGFLKKHGAKPEQKGYKGYEYATCASINEEICHGFPRKTPLKNGDIVTIDMVVNYNGALADSAWTYTVGKVSKETEHLVNVTKESLYKAIEVCVEGNRIGDIGHAIQSYVEAEGFSVVRDFIGHGIGNVIHEEPQVPHYGLPNKGPRLKEGMVFTIEPMVNVGTYKASRDPNGWTASTADGKYSAQYEHTIAITKNGPLILTEQ; encoded by the coding sequence TTGATCGTATTAAAATCTGCACGTGAAATTCAAGCGATGCATGAATCGGGTAAAATTTTGGCAGCCTGTCATAGGGAGATTGCAAAGTTGATTGTTCCTGGGGTGACAACATGGGAAATTGAAGAATTTGTTGAAGGGTTCTTAAAAAAACATGGTGCGAAGCCGGAACAAAAAGGTTACAAAGGGTATGAGTATGCGACATGTGCTAGCATAAATGAAGAAATTTGTCATGGTTTCCCTCGTAAGACCCCTTTGAAAAACGGGGATATCGTAACGATTGATATGGTCGTCAATTATAACGGGGCCCTGGCTGACTCTGCCTGGACGTATACGGTCGGTAAGGTTTCAAAGGAAACCGAACATTTAGTGAATGTGACCAAGGAATCTTTATATAAGGCGATTGAAGTATGTGTGGAAGGCAATCGGATTGGAGATATAGGTCATGCCATACAATCTTATGTCGAAGCGGAAGGCTTCTCTGTCGTTCGTGATTTCATCGGACACGGGATAGGAAATGTCATTCATGAAGAGCCGCAGGTTCCGCATTATGGACTGCCGAATAAAGGTCCGCGTCTTAAGGAAGGCATGGTATTCACCATCGAGCCAATGGTAAACGTAGGTACATATAAAGCAAGCCGGGATCCGAATGGATGGACGGCATCCACTGCAGATGGGAAATACTCCGCTCAATATGAGCATACGATTGCCATTACGAAAAACGGTCCGCTTATTTTGACCGAACAATGA
- a CDS encoding DUF2164 domain-containing protein, whose translation MFIQFPIEKRRKMIESIQEYVYQEHGKEIGEIAAENHLQFIFENIAPFIYNEGIKDAQKVIEDRLGNIEDDLYSLERPID comes from the coding sequence ATGTTCATACAATTTCCCATAGAAAAACGCCGCAAAATGATCGAAAGCATCCAAGAATATGTGTATCAGGAACATGGCAAGGAAATCGGTGAAATCGCAGCTGAAAATCATTTGCAGTTCATTTTCGAAAATATTGCTCCTTTTATTTATAATGAAGGTATTAAAGATGCTCAAAAAGTCATTGAGGACAGATTAGGAAATATTGAAGATGATTTGTATTCATTGGAACGTCCTATTGATTAA
- the mobB gene encoding molybdopterin-guanine dinucleotide biosynthesis protein B, translating to MALVKPFIFQVVGYQNRGKTIFITNIIKQLREAKLETAVLKHHGHGGKPDVTGTKDSNKHFHAGAAASLVEGDGTIELLGNFKGKAPITELVQLLCLFLPDVILIEGYKQEGFPKVILIKEESDLLLLERLTNVKAAVAWPECLERTRNHASVPVFPLDSDQFITWFLEQI from the coding sequence ATGGCCTTGGTAAAGCCCTTTATTTTTCAGGTTGTTGGCTACCAAAATAGAGGAAAAACGATCTTCATAACGAATATAATCAAACAGCTTCGCGAAGCAAAATTAGAGACAGCCGTTTTAAAACATCATGGACATGGCGGAAAACCAGATGTAACAGGCACGAAGGATTCTAATAAACACTTTCATGCAGGCGCGGCCGCATCACTTGTTGAAGGAGATGGCACAATCGAGCTGCTCGGCAATTTCAAGGGTAAAGCCCCTATCACTGAGCTCGTTCAATTACTGTGCCTATTTCTCCCTGATGTGATTTTAATTGAAGGTTATAAGCAAGAGGGCTTTCCTAAGGTCATTTTAATAAAAGAAGAAAGTGACCTCCTGTTATTGGAACGGCTTACTAATGTCAAAGCAGCTGTGGCTTGGCCCGAATGTCTGGAACGAACAAGGAATCATGCTTCAGTACCCGTCTTCCCTTTGGATTCGGATCAATTCATTACATGGTTTTTAGAACAAATATGA
- a CDS encoding molybdopterin molybdotransferase MoeA: MVERRTPISIAEAVEKVMKHKLTGHTELIPLEESHDRFLAQDIVATNDVPHFNRSPYDGFALRSKDTAEGSINTPLEFEVVEELAAGMVSKIPVQKNQAARIMTGAQMPAECDAIIMLELTKELEKEGKKYISFKRSLKEGENVSFQGEDAKKGDVLVKKGTAINPGIIGLLATFGYAEVPVATKPVVGLFATGSELLDVNEPLQPGKIRNSNSHAISAQIRRAGGEVRFYGKLKDEFELSYEAISTALEEVDLLITTGGVSVGDFDLLPDIYQKIGADVLFNKVAMRPGSVTTVAVYNNKFLFGLSGNPSASYVGFELFVRPIIRTMLFSEHPHLRKETAQLAEDFLKPNPFSRLLRTRLFYESGQLKVTPSGVDKSNITTSLAGANSLTILPGGTRGFQTGDFVDILLLDDQEGCQWPW; the protein is encoded by the coding sequence ATGGTAGAAAGAAGAACGCCCATCAGTATTGCAGAAGCAGTGGAAAAAGTGATGAAGCATAAATTAACAGGACATACGGAACTGATCCCCCTTGAGGAAAGCCACGACCGTTTTTTGGCTCAAGATATTGTAGCTACAAATGATGTTCCGCATTTTAACCGCTCACCATATGATGGATTCGCCCTTAGGTCCAAGGATACGGCAGAAGGTTCCATAAATACCCCTCTCGAGTTCGAAGTGGTTGAAGAGTTGGCTGCGGGTATGGTATCGAAAATTCCTGTTCAAAAAAATCAAGCGGCAAGAATCATGACTGGTGCTCAGATGCCAGCTGAGTGTGATGCCATAATCATGCTCGAGCTTACGAAGGAACTCGAAAAGGAAGGAAAGAAGTACATATCATTTAAACGCTCTCTTAAGGAAGGCGAAAACGTTTCTTTTCAAGGTGAGGATGCAAAGAAAGGCGATGTTCTTGTGAAAAAAGGAACAGCGATCAATCCAGGGATCATCGGCTTGCTCGCAACATTCGGTTATGCCGAAGTGCCAGTTGCCACTAAGCCTGTCGTTGGATTATTCGCTACGGGGTCTGAACTTCTTGATGTTAATGAACCGTTGCAGCCCGGCAAAATTCGCAACAGCAATTCACATGCCATCTCCGCTCAAATTCGAAGGGCAGGAGGAGAAGTCCGTTTCTATGGAAAGCTTAAGGACGAATTCGAATTAAGCTACGAAGCCATTTCCACTGCCTTGGAGGAAGTGGATCTGCTCATTACGACAGGAGGAGTTTCTGTCGGTGATTTTGATCTTCTCCCGGATATTTATCAAAAAATTGGCGCTGATGTCTTATTCAACAAAGTGGCCATGCGCCCCGGCAGCGTGACGACCGTAGCCGTATATAATAACAAATTTTTATTCGGTTTATCCGGCAATCCATCCGCCAGTTATGTCGGCTTTGAACTATTTGTAAGACCGATCATACGCACCATGCTGTTTTCGGAGCATCCGCATTTACGAAAAGAGACGGCACAATTGGCAGAAGACTTCTTAAAACCCAATCCATTCTCACGTCTGCTTCGGACCCGATTATTTTACGAATCCGGCCAGTTGAAGGTAACTCCTAGCGGTGTGGATAAATCCAATATTACTACAAGCTTGGCAGGTGCCAATTCACTGACAATCTTACCTGGGGGGACACGTGGTTTCCAAACTGGAGATTTTGTGGACATCCTGCTTCTCGATGACCAAGAAGGATGCCAATGGCCTTGGTAA
- a CDS encoding DUF1128 domain-containing protein → MDLTQNTAESVEFMIEAIKDKLKVMNFGAIKSTHFDIEMYEELHDIYTMVMKKTNFSVREMEAIAEELGRLRNK, encoded by the coding sequence ATGGATTTAACGCAAAACACAGCCGAAAGTGTAGAGTTTATGATTGAAGCAATCAAGGATAAATTAAAAGTTATGAACTTCGGTGCAATCAAATCGACCCATTTTGATATCGAGATGTACGAAGAACTGCACGATATTTATACAATGGTGATGAAAAAAACGAATTTCAGTGTCCGTGAAATGGAAGCTATCGCTGAAGAACTTGGAAGACTGCGTAATAAGTAA
- a CDS encoding YtxH domain-containing protein has protein sequence MSNIREEYKCAKKSKFMQAVFIGALAGAAISLFDKDTRYSVLENSKSCMGNMKEFIKNPNGVLTQVRETSSKVRSTVEKISDDVSFISQKVEEMKDIPSQVAQVVMETKEVFAAEEEEPTSSHHERISLN, from the coding sequence ATGAGCAACATTCGTGAAGAATATAAGTGTGCCAAGAAAAGCAAATTTATGCAAGCGGTCTTTATTGGGGCGTTGGCTGGGGCAGCGATAAGCCTTTTTGATAAGGATACGCGTTATTCTGTATTGGAAAACAGTAAAAGCTGCATGGGTAATATGAAAGAATTCATAAAGAATCCCAATGGGGTGCTTACACAAGTACGTGAAACATCATCTAAGGTCCGTTCCACTGTTGAAAAAATTTCCGATGATGTCTCCTTCATTTCCCAAAAGGTGGAGGAAATGAAAGATATTCCTTCGCAAGTTGCCCAAGTGGTGATGGAGACGAAGGAAGTTTTTGCTGCAGAGGAAGAAGAGCCAACTTCAAGTCACCATGAACGGATTTCCTTAAATTAA
- a CDS encoding YihY/virulence factor BrkB family protein, with amino-acid sequence MANKKEWLKSSFFKAFIKRLQVDDVSGLAAQLSYFFLLSLFPLLIFLFTLLAYLPFSQEDILNTVRTYAPDDSMRIIEANLSEVMEANGTLLSFGVIGTIWSASNGMNAIIKAFNHAYGVKESRTFFISRGMSILLTLAMIFVFIVVLLLPVFGKQIGVFLFAEIGQSDEFLTIWNQLRWVISTLVFLIVFTILYWIAPNIKLKCITVLPGAIFATAGWSLASFLFSFYVENFANYSATYGSLGGIIVLMVWFYLSGLIIIMGGEINALISEKKKPECG; translated from the coding sequence ATGGCCAATAAAAAAGAATGGCTGAAAAGCTCATTCTTCAAGGCTTTCATAAAACGGTTGCAGGTCGATGATGTGTCTGGTCTTGCCGCACAACTGTCTTATTTCTTTTTACTTTCCCTGTTTCCATTACTTATTTTTTTATTCACTTTATTGGCCTATCTGCCATTTTCCCAAGAAGATATATTAAATACTGTCCGTACATATGCGCCTGACGATTCGATGAGAATTATTGAGGCTAACCTATCGGAAGTGATGGAAGCGAATGGGACTTTATTGTCGTTTGGTGTCATCGGAACGATATGGTCGGCATCGAATGGGATGAATGCAATCATTAAAGCTTTTAACCATGCATATGGTGTAAAAGAAAGTCGAACTTTCTTTATTTCCCGGGGAATGTCGATTCTTCTCACTTTAGCGATGATTTTTGTTTTTATTGTCGTTTTATTGCTGCCGGTATTCGGAAAACAAATCGGAGTGTTTTTATTTGCCGAAATTGGACAATCAGATGAATTTCTTACGATTTGGAACCAACTTCGCTGGGTGATCAGTACGCTTGTATTTTTAATTGTGTTCACCATCCTTTATTGGATTGCGCCGAACATAAAGCTGAAGTGCATAACCGTACTGCCTGGTGCTATCTTTGCAACGGCAGGATGGAGTCTCGCTTCCTTTTTGTTTTCATTTTATGTGGAGAACTTCGCTAATTATTCAGCAACATATGGAAGTCTTGGAGGAATCATCGTATTAATGGTCTGGTTTTATTTGTCTGGGCTCATAATCATAATGGGTGGGGAAATAAATGCGCTCATTAGTGAAAAGAAAAAACCGGAATGTGGATGA